The genomic region CTTCTTCGGCGGCGGCCCGGCCAGCCGGGGTCCGCGCAGCCGGACCCAGCCCGGCTCGGACGCGCTGATCCGGCTGGAGGCCACCCTGGAGGAGTGCGCCAGCGGCATCACCCGCGAGCTGACCGTGGACACCGCGATCCTGTGCGACCTGTGCGAGGGCTCCGGCTGCGCCAAGGGCAGCTCGCCGATCCGCTGCGACACCTGCGGCGGGCGCGGCGAGGTGCAGTCCGTGCAGCGCTCCTTCCTCGGCCAGGTGGTCACCGCCCGGCCGTGCCCGGTCTGCCGCGGCTTCGGCGAGGTCATCCCCGACCCCTGCCAGCAGTGCGCGGGCGAGGGCAGGGTGCGCTCGCGGCGCACCATCAACGTCAAGATCCCGCCGGGCGTGGCCGACGGCATGCGGGTCCGGCTGGCCAGCCAGGGCGAGGTCGGCCCCGGCGGCGGACCGGCCGGTGACCTCTACGTCGAGGTCGAGGAACTGCCGCACGACACCTTCACCCGCGAGGGCACCGAGCTGCACTGCACGATCCGGGTGCCGATGACCGCGGCCGCACTGGGCGCGACCATCCCGATGCAGACCCTGGACGGCGTGGAGGAGCTGCCGCTGGACCCGGGCACCCAGCCGGACACCGAGCTGCTGCTGCCCGGCAAGGGCATGCCCCGGCTGCGGTCCTCCGGCCGGGTGGACGGGCGCGGCGACCTGCACGTGCACGTCGAGGTCGTGGTGCCGACCAAGCTGGACGAGGAACAGACCGCGCTGCTGCGCCAGCTCGCCGAGCTGCGCGGTGAGGAAGCCTCCGAGCTGGCCACCAACGCCAACGGGCGCGGCGGCGGCCTGTTCTCCAGGCTGCGGCACTCCTTCGGCCAGCGTTGATCCACGGCGACGCGGTCTTCCACGTCGACGAGCTCCCGAGCGGGGACTCAGCGCGGCTGGACGGACCGGAAGGCAGGCACGCGGCCACGGTGCGCCGGATGCGCGTCGGGGAGCACCTGGTGCTCTCCGACGGCGCGGGCGGCCTGGCCCGGTGCGCGGTGACCGAGGTCGGCAAGGACTCGGTCGGCCTCGACGTGCTGGCGCGCTGGCTCGAACCCGCGCCCAGCCCCCGGGTCACCCTGGTGCAGGCGCTGGTCAAGGGCGATCGCGGGGAGCTGGCGGTCGAGCTGGCCACCGAGGCCGGGATCGACGCGGTGCACCCGTGGCGCGCGGCCCGCTGTGTGGCCCGCTGGGAGGACGGACCGCGCGGGGCCAAGGCACTGGCCCGGTGGCGCTCCACGGCCCTCCAGGCGGCCAAACAGGCCCGCCGGGCCTGGGTCCCCGAGGTCGGCGAGCCGCTCGGCACCGGGCAGCTCGCCGAGCTGGTCCGGGACAGCGCGCGCACCCTGGTGCTGCACGAGGCCGCCGAGGTGGGCTTGGCCGAGGTGGAGCTGCCTGCGGAGGGGGACCTGCTGATCGTGGTCGGCCCGGAGGGTGGCATCACGGAGAGCGAGATCGCGCGACTCACTGAATCGGGAGCGATCCCAGTCCGGCTGGGGCACACCGTGCTGCGCGCCTCCACCGCCGCGGCGGTCGCCCTGGGTGCGCTGGGCGTGCTGACCGGCCGCTGGGGAGCTGCCGGCGGCACTGGCGAAAGTGCTCGTTAGCAACCACTTGCGCGCAGTTCTGCTACCTCGTCCACGGGAAATGGCGACCGGCCCAGCGATCGATCGCCAAACGGCAGCTTTCGCGCGCCGAGCGGCGTGATCCATTCGGTCGAGGTGTAGCGCGAGGGGCCGGATAGGAGCTACGCTCTGTCGCCGACGGGCAAGAAAGTTCTGGGGCAGCCTTCGTCGGCCCACCTCAGAGCACTTGCCGGAAACTGGCCTCGGGTGACGGGCACCCGAAGGATCGCCGGACACCTCCCCCCTCGGTCCGGCGCGGTTGCGTCGCGACGGAGTGACCCCCAGGCTCCGTCGCGACGCAACCACCCCCATCACCCACCCTGTGGTAAGTCCGGGGTTGTGGCTCGGTGGGCTCTGTGTCGAGGTTCGTATCCACTCTGCCGGTGGAATCGCGCTGGAGAATTT from Crossiella sp. CA-258035 harbors:
- the dnaJ gene encoding molecular chaperone DnaJ, yielding MARDYYGTLGVRSDASQEEIKRAYRKLARELHPDVNPEESAQQRFREVTAVYEVLSDPEKRKIVDLGGDPLSPGGGGGGGRGGMGDPFAGFGLGDIMDAFFGGGPASRGPRSRTQPGSDALIRLEATLEECASGITRELTVDTAILCDLCEGSGCAKGSSPIRCDTCGGRGEVQSVQRSFLGQVVTARPCPVCRGFGEVIPDPCQQCAGEGRVRSRRTINVKIPPGVADGMRVRLASQGEVGPGGGPAGDLYVEVEELPHDTFTREGTELHCTIRVPMTAAALGATIPMQTLDGVEELPLDPGTQPDTELLLPGKGMPRLRSSGRVDGRGDLHVHVEVVVPTKLDEEQTALLRQLAELRGEEASELATNANGRGGGLFSRLRHSFGQR
- a CDS encoding 16S rRNA (uracil(1498)-N(3))-methyltransferase; protein product: MHGDAVFHVDELPSGDSARLDGPEGRHAATVRRMRVGEHLVLSDGAGGLARCAVTEVGKDSVGLDVLARWLEPAPSPRVTLVQALVKGDRGELAVELATEAGIDAVHPWRAARCVARWEDGPRGAKALARWRSTALQAAKQARRAWVPEVGEPLGTGQLAELVRDSARTLVLHEAAEVGLAEVELPAEGDLLIVVGPEGGITESEIARLTESGAIPVRLGHTVLRASTAAAVALGALGVLTGRWGAAGGTGESAR